CCCGGTCTTCCCGATGTTCGCCCAGGCGGCGGAGGGGGCCCTGGCCCAGCGCGGGTACACCCCGGTGCTGTGCACCCAGACCCCGGGCGGGATATCCGAGGACGAGTACGTGGAACTCCTCCTGGAGCGCAACGTCTCCGGCATCCTCTTCGTCTCCGGCAAGCACGCCGACACCACGGCCTCGCACGAGCGCTACCAGACCCTGGTCTCCCGCCGCCTGCCGATCGTGCTCGTCAACGGCTACACCGAGTCCATCCCCGCGGCCTTCATCTCCGCCGACGACCGCGAGGCCGGACGCCTGGCCGTCAACCACCTGGTCGCCCTCGGCCACACCCGCATCGGCTTCACCAGCGGCCCCGAACGCTACGTCCCGGTCCGCCGCAAGCTGGAGGGCTTCCACCAGGCGTTGGCCGAGCACGGCCTGGACGGCGACGGCCTCGTCGAACTCTCCCTGTTCGGCGTGGAGGGCGGCCACGCCGCCGCGGTCCGCCTCATCGAACGCGGCGTCACCGCGATGGTCTGCGGCTCCGACATCATGGCGCTGGGCGCCATCCGCGCGGCCCGCCAGCGCGGCCTGCGCGTCCCCCAGGACTTCTCCGTGGTCGGCTACGACGACTCCCAGCTCATCGCCTTCACCGACCCGCCCCTGACCACCGTCCGCCAGCCGGTCAACGCCATGGCCATGGCCGCCGCCCGCGCCCTGTGCGACGAGATCGCCGGACACCCCGTCTCCCATGCCGAGTACGTCTTCGACCCCGAACTGGTCGTACGCGGCTCCACCGCGGCCGCCCCGACCGCCCCCGCCGTCTCCGTGCCCGGACCGGTCACCCCCGAGGCCCGCGTGAACAGCCCCGTCCCGCCGCGCCGCGACCCCCAGGAAGCTGCCCAGGGCCGCTGAGCCCCGGAACCCGCACGTACGAGCACTGGGGTGCGCGCTGCGCGCACGCACCCCTGGGTCGGAGAGGTCCTTCGCCGAACCGGACCGCGACCTCCCGTCACCCGTGCCGGGACACCCCGCCGGGTCGGCGACACTGGAGACATGCCATCCGTAGCCCTCGACGGCGAACCCGTGCCCCGGACCGGGCAACTTCCCGAACCCTCGCTCGCCCAGATCGGGGAGCGCCCGCTCGGGTTCTACGTCCACGTGCCCTTCTGCGTCACCCGCTGCGGCTACTGCGACTTCAACACCTACACCGCCGACGAACTCGTCTCCCGCGACGGCACCGCCACCGCCTCCCGCGAGACCTACGCGGAGCAGGCCGCGGCCGAGGTCGCACTGGCCGACCGGGTCCTGACCGGCGACCGTCCCCGCGTCAGCACCGTCTTCGTCGGCGGCGGCACACCCACACTCCTGTCACCCGAGGACCTCGGCCGTGTTCTCGGTGAGATCCGCGACCGCTTCGGGCTCACCCCCGACGCCGAGATCACCACCGAGGCCAACCCCGAGACCGTCGACCCCGACTACCTCGCCCGCCTGCGCGCGGCCGGGTTCACCCGGGTCTCCTTCGGCATGCAGAGCGCCCAGCCGCACGTGCTCAGGATCCTGGAGCGCGGCCACACCCCGGGACGCCCCGAAAAGTGCGTGACCTGGGCGCGCGAGGCCGGTTTCGAGCACGTCAACCTCGACCTCATCTACGGCACCCCGGGGGAGAGCGACCAGGACTGGGCGGCCTCCCTGGAAGCCGCGATCGGTGCCGGACCCGACCACGTCTCCGCCTACTCCCTGATCGTCGAGGACGGCACCCGGCTGGCCGCGCGCGTGCGGCGGGGCGAACTCACCGAACCCGACGACGACGCCATGGCCGACCGCTACCTCATGGCCGACGAGGCCCTGGCCGAGGCCGGGTACACCCCCTACGAGGTGTCCAACTGGGCCCGTAGCACCGAGGGCCGCAGCGCGCACAACATGCTCTACTGGACCGGCGGCCACTGGTGGGGGGTCGGTCCGGGCGCGCACAGCCACGTGGGCGGAACCCGCTGGTGGAACGTCAAGCACCCGGCCGCCTACGCCGCCCGCCTGGCCGCGGGGGACAGCCCGGCCCAGGCCCGTGAGGTCCTCACCGAGGCCGAACGCCGCTTCGAACGCGTCCTGCTCGAACTGCGGGTGGACGGCGGCTGCCCGCTGGACCTGCTGGACGCCCGCGGGCTGTCCGCGGCCGAACGCCTGGTCGGCGAAGGGCTCCTGGACGCGCGGGCGCACGCCGAGGGCCGCGCGGCGCTGACCCGGCGGGGGCGGCTGCTCGCCGACGCCGTGGTCCGCGACCTCACCTGAGACACCTGAGACGCCCCGGGGCGAGACCCGGGGCGACCCGAGCCGTCCCGGGCAGAGAACCCAGGGAAGACCGACACGACGAAGGGGCCCGGCGCGATGCCGGACCCCTTCGGTGTCGATCGCGGGGATCGGTGTTACTTGATCCAGCTGACGTTGAACGGGTAGCGGTACCACTCGCCCTTGTTGGCAGCCATCGCCCCCATGATGCCGAAGACGATCGCGCACACCCAGAGCGCCAAGTGAATGAGCGCGCCGATGAGGATGAAGTACAGCACCATCGAGATCAGGTAGCCGATCAGCAGCAGGATCTGGAAGTTCAGCGCCTGCGCGGCCTGGTCGCGGACGAACGGCGACTCGTCCTTCTTGATCAGGTACAGGACCAGCGGTCCGAGGACGCTGAAGAGGATGCCGCTCAGGTGGCTGAGCAGACCCATCGTCCGCTCGTCCTGGTTCGGCTGCCCCGTGACCGCGGAGGAGTCGCCGAAGCCGGGGCCGGGCGCGTAGCCGCCGGGCTGCCCGGGGTAACCGCCCTGGCCGTGGGGAACACCGTAACCGCCGGGCTGCCCGGGTTGGGGCTGCCCGTAGCCCCCCTGGCCGGGGTAACCGCCCTGACCGGGGTAGCCCCCCTGGCCGGGGTAACCGCCCTGCTGCGGGTCGGCCGGGGGCGGGTAGCCGCCGGACGGACCCTGGTGGGGCTGCTGGCCGCCCTGGTCGTAGGGATCATCCGGGTTCGGGTTGTTCTGATAGGACATGACGATTCCTCGGTGTCGGGGGCCTCGGTTCTACTTCAGGAGCCGGATACTCGCCGGATAGCGGTACCAGGTTCCCTTGTTCGCTCCTGATGCTCCTATGACGCCGAAGACGATGGAAAGGATCCATACGAGGGCGATGAGCAGGTAACCGATCCAGGAGAGGTTGGGGAAGAAGATACCCAGACCGAAGAAAGCCACGCCGGCGAACACGTACGGGATGAGCATGGTGATCTGGAAGTTCGCCGCTTCTGACGCGTGGTGGCGGACGAACTGTGACTGGTTCCGCTTGGCGAAGTAGATCGCCAGCGGCGGGATCCAGCCCAGGCAGGCGATGACGAAGCCGGACAGGTGGGCCAGCATCGCGACCAGAATGTCGTTGCCGCCACCCGGCGCCTGCGGCTGCGGCTGTTGGCCGAAACCGGCCTGCGCACCGCCGGGCTGTCCGTAGGCCCCGGGCTGGCCGAACTGCGGCTGCTGGGCCTGCACCGGCTGACCGTACTGCTGTTGGCCGTGCTGGGGCTGCTGGCCGTACTGCTGGCCGTAATCAGGCTGCTGTTGTCCGGGCTGGGGCTGTACCGGCTGCTGACCGTACCCCGGCTGCTGCGGCTGCTGACCGTACCCCGGCTGTGCGCCGCTGGGCTGACCGTAGGGCTGCTGGGGTTGCTGCGGCTGCGCGGGCTGCTGCTGGGGCTGACCGCCTGAGGGCTGGCCCCACGCGGGCTGAGCGCCACTCTGCTGACCGTACTGCTGCTGGGGCTGCTGGCCGTACCCGGGCTGTGCGCCGCTGGGCTGACCGTAGGGCTGCTGGGGCTGTTGTCCGTACCCGGGCTGCTGCGGCTGGCCGTACGGCTGTTGTCCGGGCTGCTGCCCCGGCTGTGGCTGCTGCGGCTGAGCCTGCGGTTGGCCAGGCTGTCCCTGTTGCTGGCCGTAACCGGGCTGCGGCTGCTGCGGCTGCTGAGCCTGGCCGGGATCCCGCTGCGGCGGGTACTGCTGCCCCGGCTCTTCGTCAGGGGGCGGGGGACTGGACGGGGTCTCGCTCATGCTCTTCCTTGGCTCCGCTGTTGAGGGGCGTGTGATGTGCTGCCCGAACCGGTCGGGCCGTACCGACGACCGCGGAGGGCCGGAGGCTGTCGTTGTGTCCGCCGGAAACCGGCAAGGGGGACCACGGGGATCCGAGGCCCGCTCGTCAGACGACGCGATGGGGCAATCCTAGTGTTCCGCGCACCGGGGGGCCGGTGCCCTCAGAGCTCCGCGAGTTCCGTGTCGTGCGGGCCCGTGACGAAGTCGATGAGCTCCTCGACCCGCCCCAGCAGCGAGGGTTCGAGATCGCCGTAGCCGCGGACCGAACCCAGGATGCGGCGCCAGGCCTCACCCGTCTCCATTCGCCACCCCAGGGCGTCCACGACACCCTCCTTCCACGGCAGGCCCCGAGGCACCTCGGGCCAGGCCCCGATCCCCACCGCGCGCGGCCGCACCGCCTGCCAGACGTCCACGTAGGGGTGCCCGACCACCAGCACGTCCGAACCCCGGACGCGCTCCGCGATCCGGCTCTCCTTGGACCCCGGCACCAGGTGGTCCACCAGGACCCCCAGACGGCGTCCCGGCCCGGGTGAGAACTCCGCCACAACGGACGGGAGGTCGTCGACCCCCTCCAGGAACTCGACGGCCACGCCCTCCACCCGCAGATCGTGGCCCCAGACCTTCTCGACCAGCTCGGCGTCGTGGGCGCCCTCCACGTAGATCCGGCTCTCCCGGGCCGTGCGCGCCCGCGCGTCGGTCACCGCGATCGATCCCGAAGCGCTGCGCACGGGTCCTTGGGGGGCGGCGGCCGGACGCACCAGCGTCACCGGCTCCCCGTCCACCAGGAAGGCGGCCGGGCCCAGCTCGAACACCCGGCGGCGGCCGTCCCGGTCCTCCAGGGTCACCGCGGCCTTGTCCCAGGACACCACGGCACCGCAGAACGTCTCGTCGGCGTCCTCCACGACCAGGTCGCGGGTGAGGGGTATCTCGCGTACCGCACCCTTCTTGGGCCGTCGCCAGTCTCCCGCCAGAACATCGCGGCCGTAACGGCCGGTTCCCTTGGTAACCACGGTGGTGCAGTCTACTGCTGAAGGCGGCTCCGCGCCCGGTAGCGGGTGGCGCACGTCGCCGGTCCCCTCGGGAAGAAGCGGTCCCCGTACCCGTGTTACTACTTGCTGGTAGCCGTGCGGGTTTGCGGCCGGGCATAGAATTAGCACTGAGGACCTTGGAGTGCCAGGAGGTGGCGAGTTGCTGGATGAGCGCAAGCTCGCGGTCCTGCGTGCCGTCGTCGAGGATTTCGTCAACACCAATGAACCCGTGGGTTCACGGGCGTTGGCCGACCGGCACCCCCTCGGTGTCTCCCCGGCGACCATCCGCAACGACATGGTCGCCCTGGAGGAGGACGGGTACATCCACCAACCGCACACCAGTGCGGGACGGGTGCCCACCGACAAGGGCTACCGGCTCTTCGTCGACCGCCTCTCCTCGGTCAAGCCGCTCTCGGCGGCCGAACGGCGCGCCATCGAGTCCTTCCTCGGCGGCGCCGTGGACCTCGACGAGATCGTCGCCCGCACGGTACGGCTGCTCGCGCAGCTCACCCGGCAGGTCGCGATCGTCCAGTACCCGTCGCTGACCCGCTCGTCGGTCCAGCACGTGGAACTGGTGCCCCTCGGCAGCCAGCGCATCATGATGGTCGTCATCACCAACACCGGGCGGGTCGAGCAGCGCGTCATCGACGGACTGGGAACGGTCAGCGAGAACGCGGTCAACGACCTGCGCGGCATGCTCAACCGGGCCATCGCCGGAAAGCACCTCGGAGATGTCCCGGACGCGGTGGAGGACCTGCCCGCGCAGGTCGCGCCGGAGGACCGCCCGGTCGCGGTAGCGGTCCTGTCGGTCCTGTTGGAGAGCCTCGTCGAGCGGCACGAGGAGAAGATCGTCCTGGCAGGCACCGCGAACCTCGCGGCCGTCGACTTCGCGGCGAGCCTGCGGGACGTGCTCGAAGCACTGGAAGAGAACATGGTCCTCATCCGTTTGCTCGGTGAGGCGAAGGACCCCTCGATGCTCACAGTGCGCATCGGCGCGGAGAATTTCCACGAAGGCCTTCGGTCCACTTCCATCGTGTCGGCCGACTACGGTGTGGGAAACCAGTCGCTGGCCAAGATCGGTGTGGTGGGACCCACCCGTATGGACTACCCAGGGACAATGGGCGCCGTCCGTGCGGTGGCTCGGTATGTCGGACAGATTTTGGCAGGACAGTAACTCAGTGGCCAGAGACTATTACCAGGTTCTCGGGGTGCGTCGCGACGCGTCCAAGGACGAGATCAAGAAGGCGTACCGGAGGCTCGCGCGCGAGCTCCACCCGGACATCAACCCGGACCCCGCCACCCAGGATCGCTTCAAGGAAGTGACCCAGGCCTACGAGGTCCTCTCCGACGAGAACAAGCGTCGGATGTTCGACATGGGTCAGGACCCCTACGCCCCCGGCGGCGGAGGCGGCGCCGGAGGGTTCGGCGGCGCGGGCGGGTTCGCCTTCGACGACATCATGAACGCCTTCTTCGGCGGCGGCCAGCCCGGCGGGCGCGGCCCACGGGAGCGGGTCCGGCGCGGACGCAGCATCAAGATCCGCATCGAACTCGACCTCGTCGAGACCGCGTTCGGGGTCAGCAAGGAGATCACCTTCCCGACCGCCATCCTGTGCGACACCTGCCAGGGTGAGGGCACCGCGGCCGGTTCGCACCGGAGCACCTGCGAGATGTGCCACGGCCAGGGTGAGGTATCCCAGGTCACGCGCTCCTTCCTCGGACAGGTCATGACCTCGCGTCCCTGCCCGCAGTGCTCGGGTCAGGGCTCGGTCATCACCAACCCCTGCGGCGACTGCGCGGGCGAGGGCCGGGTGCGCGAGAAGGTCACCCGCACCGTCAAGATTCCCGCCGGTGTCGATGACGGCACCCGTATCCAGCTCGCGGGCGAGGGCGAGGTCGGCCCCAACGGCGGACCACGCGGCGACATCATCCTCGAGGTCGTCCAGAAGGCCCACCCGACCTTCGAGCGTCGCGGCGACGACCTGCACTGCACCATCACCGTCCCGATGACGGCGGCGGCTCTGGGCGCGTCCTTCGCCTTCGACACCCTCGACGGCACCGAGAACATCGACCTGCGTCCGGGCACCAACTCGGGCCACGTCATCACGCTGCCGGGCAAGGGCGTCACCCACCTCGACGGCGGCGGCCGGGGCGACCTGCGCATCCGTGTGGACGTGGAGACCCCGAGCAAACTGGACGAGGAGCAGGAGGCCCTGCTGCGCAAGTTCGCCGAGCTGCGCGGCGAGGACGAGAACCCGGGTCGCTTCAGCCCCGGTCACGGCGGTTTCTTCTCCAAGCTCCGCGACGCCTTCGGCGCCAAGTGACCCCGCCGGTCTTCCTGGTCGAGCCGGCCGCCCTCACGGGTGACCGGATTCGGCTGGACGGTCCGGAGGGCCGCCACGCCGTGGCGGTCCGCCGCATCCGCGAGGGCGAGACCGTCGACCTGTCCGACGGTCTCGGCCTGCGTGTGCGCTGTGAGGTGGCCGAGGCCGTCGGCAAGGACACGCTCGTCTGCCGGGTGCTGGAACGCCTGGCCGAACCCGAGCCGACCCCGCGGATCACCGTGGTGCAGGCCCTGCCCAAGCGGGACCGGGGTGAACTCGCTGTCGAGATGATGACCGAGGCCGGGGTCGACGCCGTCGTGCCCTGGGCCGCCGAGCGCTGTGTCACGCAGTGGAAGGGCGACCGCGGGGCCAAGGCCCTGGCCAAGTGGCGGGCGAGCGCCCGGGAGGCGGCCAAGCAGGCC
This DNA window, taken from Nocardiopsis exhalans, encodes the following:
- a CDS encoding 16S rRNA (uracil(1498)-N(3))-methyltransferase; this encodes MTPPVFLVEPAALTGDRIRLDGPEGRHAVAVRRIREGETVDLSDGLGLRVRCEVAEAVGKDTLVCRVLERLAEPEPTPRITVVQALPKRDRGELAVEMMTEAGVDAVVPWAAERCVTQWKGDRGAKALAKWRASAREAAKQARRARTPEVTEPLDRKGVSALLAEADLAVVLHEEGAQRLSELPLPKDGADEGTGAGIVLVVGPEGGISDAELTAFDEAGAVRSLLGPSVLRTSTAGVAALSVLQARTGRW
- the hrcA gene encoding heat-inducible transcriptional repressor HrcA, which produces MLDERKLAVLRAVVEDFVNTNEPVGSRALADRHPLGVSPATIRNDMVALEEDGYIHQPHTSAGRVPTDKGYRLFVDRLSSVKPLSAAERRAIESFLGGAVDLDEIVARTVRLLAQLTRQVAIVQYPSLTRSSVQHVELVPLGSQRIMMVVITNTGRVEQRVIDGLGTVSENAVNDLRGMLNRAIAGKHLGDVPDAVEDLPAQVAPEDRPVAVAVLSVLLESLVERHEEKIVLAGTANLAAVDFAASLRDVLEALEENMVLIRLLGEAKDPSMLTVRIGAENFHEGLRSTSIVSADYGVGNQSLAKIGVVGPTRMDYPGTMGAVRAVARYVGQILAGQ
- the dnaJ gene encoding molecular chaperone DnaJ, which codes for MARDYYQVLGVRRDASKDEIKKAYRRLARELHPDINPDPATQDRFKEVTQAYEVLSDENKRRMFDMGQDPYAPGGGGGAGGFGGAGGFAFDDIMNAFFGGGQPGGRGPRERVRRGRSIKIRIELDLVETAFGVSKEITFPTAILCDTCQGEGTAAGSHRSTCEMCHGQGEVSQVTRSFLGQVMTSRPCPQCSGQGSVITNPCGDCAGEGRVREKVTRTVKIPAGVDDGTRIQLAGEGEVGPNGGPRGDIILEVVQKAHPTFERRGDDLHCTITVPMTAAALGASFAFDTLDGTENIDLRPGTNSGHVITLPGKGVTHLDGGGRGDLRIRVDVETPSKLDEEQEALLRKFAELRGEDENPGRFSPGHGGFFSKLRDAFGAK
- a CDS encoding DUF3097 domain-containing protein — its product is MVTKGTGRYGRDVLAGDWRRPKKGAVREIPLTRDLVVEDADETFCGAVVSWDKAAVTLEDRDGRRRVFELGPAAFLVDGEPVTLVRPAAAPQGPVRSASGSIAVTDARARTARESRIYVEGAHDAELVEKVWGHDLRVEGVAVEFLEGVDDLPSVVAEFSPGPGRRLGVLVDHLVPGSKESRIAERVRGSDVLVVGHPYVDVWQAVRPRAVGIGAWPEVPRGLPWKEGVVDALGWRMETGEAWRRILGSVRGYGDLEPSLLGRVEELIDFVTGPHDTELAEL
- a CDS encoding DUF4870 domain-containing protein, whose translation is MSYQNNPNPDDPYDQGGQQPHQGPSGGYPPPADPQQGGYPGQGGYPGQGGYPGQGGYGQPQPGQPGGYGVPHGQGGYPGQPGGYAPGPGFGDSSAVTGQPNQDERTMGLLSHLSGILFSVLGPLVLYLIKKDESPFVRDQAAQALNFQILLLIGYLISMVLYFILIGALIHLALWVCAIVFGIMGAMAANKGEWYRYPFNVSWIK
- a CDS encoding DUF4870 domain-containing protein; its protein translation is MLAHLSGFVIACLGWIPPLAIYFAKRNQSQFVRHHASEAANFQITMLIPYVFAGVAFFGLGIFFPNLSWIGYLLIALVWILSIVFGVIGASGANKGTWYRYPASIRLLK
- a CDS encoding LacI family DNA-binding transcriptional regulator gives rise to the protein MGPRLADIARHAGVSEATVSRVLNDKPGVGSDTRKAVLTALDVLGYERPARLRQRSAGLVGMVIPELDNPVFPMFAQAAEGALAQRGYTPVLCTQTPGGISEDEYVELLLERNVSGILFVSGKHADTTASHERYQTLVSRRLPIVLVNGYTESIPAAFISADDREAGRLAVNHLVALGHTRIGFTSGPERYVPVRRKLEGFHQALAEHGLDGDGLVELSLFGVEGGHAAAVRLIERGVTAMVCGSDIMALGAIRAARQRGLRVPQDFSVVGYDDSQLIAFTDPPLTTVRQPVNAMAMAAARALCDEIAGHPVSHAEYVFDPELVVRGSTAAAPTAPAVSVPGPVTPEARVNSPVPPRRDPQEAAQGR
- the hemW gene encoding radical SAM family heme chaperone HemW, with product MPSVALDGEPVPRTGQLPEPSLAQIGERPLGFYVHVPFCVTRCGYCDFNTYTADELVSRDGTATASRETYAEQAAAEVALADRVLTGDRPRVSTVFVGGGTPTLLSPEDLGRVLGEIRDRFGLTPDAEITTEANPETVDPDYLARLRAAGFTRVSFGMQSAQPHVLRILERGHTPGRPEKCVTWAREAGFEHVNLDLIYGTPGESDQDWAASLEAAIGAGPDHVSAYSLIVEDGTRLAARVRRGELTEPDDDAMADRYLMADEALAEAGYTPYEVSNWARSTEGRSAHNMLYWTGGHWWGVGPGAHSHVGGTRWWNVKHPAAYAARLAAGDSPAQAREVLTEAERRFERVLLELRVDGGCPLDLLDARGLSAAERLVGEGLLDARAHAEGRAALTRRGRLLADAVVRDLT